In Erigeron canadensis isolate Cc75 chromosome 7, C_canadensis_v1, whole genome shotgun sequence, one DNA window encodes the following:
- the LOC122607013 gene encoding pentatricopeptide repeat-containing protein At1g09900: MESIVSIKQTHEGFCSFQCLHRKPIKNCKFIVHNSVSVTTGNDGKVNEKNGFLNRKFRRVSAVTKSETFVPNGKPVNGSKTAQLNGVNEANSKRNFEEFENNNHLRRMIRNGELEEGFKYLENMVYRGDIPDIIPCTSLIRGFCRTGKTRKATRVMEILEESGAVPDVITYNVLISGYCRAGEIDKALNVFDKMSVAPDVVTYNTILRSLCDKGKLEEAMVVLARQMQKECYPDVITYTILIEAACKMSGVGQAMKLLDEMKTKGCKPDVVTYNVLINGFCKEGRLDDAIKFLNNMPSMGCQPNVVTHNIILRSMCSMGKWMDAEKFVGDMLKKGCAPSVVTFNILINFLCRRGLLGRAIDILEKMPNHGCTPNSLSYNPLLHGFCKEKKMDRAIEYLEVMVSRGCYPDIVTYNTLLTALCKDGKVDFAVEILNHLSFEGCSPVLITYNTVIDGLSKIGKTSRAIMLIDEMKQKGLQPDIITYSSVVSGLSREGKVEEAIEFLHDLEGLGVRPNVLTYNAVMLGLCKARKTDRAIDFLGYMVQKGCKPTEGTYTILIEGLAHEGFAEEALELLNELCSRGVVKKRSAEQVVVKL, from the coding sequence ATGGAATCAATTGTGTCAATAAAGCAAACCCATGAAGGGTTTTGTTCATTTCAATGTCTACATAGAAAACCCATCAAGAATTGTAAATTTATAGTTCATAATTCTGTTTCTGTAACTACTGGAAATGATGGGAAAGTGAATGAGAAAAATGGGTTTTTGAATAGAAAATTTAGAAGGGTGTCTGCAGTTACAAAGTCTGAAACTTTTGTTCCTAACGGGAAGCCGGTTAACGGGTCGAAAACCGCGCAGTTAAACGGGGTTAACGAGGCTAACTCGAAAAGAAATTTTGAAGAGTTTGAGAATAATAACCATCTTAGGAGAATGATTAGGAATGGTGAGTTGGAAGAAGGGTTTAAGTATTTAGAAAATATGGTTTATAGAGGGGATATACCGGATATAATTCCGTGTACGAGTTTGATTCGAGGTTTTTGTAGAACGGGAAAGACGAGAAAAGCTACTAGGGTTATGGAGATACTTGAAGAGTCTGGTGCTGTGCCTGATGTTATTACTTATAATGTTTTGATTAGTGGGTATTGTAGGGCAGGTGAAATAGATAAAGCACTTAACgtttttgataaaatgtctgTTGCGCCTGATGTTGTGACATACAACACGATTTTACGTTCTTTGTGTGATAAAGGGAAGTTAGAAGAAGCGATGGTTGTGTTAGCTAGACAAATGCAGAAAGAGTGTTATCCGGATGTTATTACTTACACGATTTTGATAGAAGCTGCATGTAAGATGAGTGGTGTAGGACAAGCGATGAAGCTTTTGGATGAGATGAAAACGAAAGGATGTAAGCCTGATGTTGTTACTTATAATGTGCTTATTAATGGTTTTTGTAAAGAAGGGAGATTAGATGATGCtattaagtttttgaacaaTATGCCGTCAATGGGTTGTCAGCCGAATGTTGTGACGCATAATATTATATTGAGGAGTATGTGTAGTATGGGTAAATGGATGGATGCCGAGAAATTTGTGGGTGATATGCTTAAAAAAGGGTGTGCTCCGAGTGTGGTTACTTTTAACATCTTGATTAACTTTTTGTGTCGAAGAGGATTGTTAGGACGAGCAATTGATATCTTGGAAAAGATGCCTAACCATGGTTGTACACCGAACTCTTTAAGTTATAACCCTTTATTACATGGTTTTtgcaaagaaaagaaaatggatCGAGCGATCGAGTATTTGGAAGTAATGGTTTCTCGAGGATGTTACCCTGATATTGTGACTTATAACACGCTTCTGACTGCTTTGTGTAAAGATGGGAAAGTTGATTTTGCTGTCGAGATTCTTAATCACTTAAGTTTTGAAGGGTGTTCGCCTGTTTTGATCACTTACAATACTGTGATTGACGGGTTGTCAAAGATTGGTAAAACAAGTCGAGCAATCATGCTAATTGATGAAATGAAGCAGAAGGGGCTGCAGCCTGATATAATCACTTATTCTTCTGTTGTAAGTGGGCTAAGTAGGGAAGGAAAAGTTGAAGAAGCGATAGAGTTTCTTCATGATTTAGAAGGGTTAGGTGTCAGACCAAACGTGTTAACTTACAATGCAGTGATGTTGGGACTTTGTAAGGCTAGAAAGACTGATCGAGCTATTGACTTTTTGGGATATATGGTTCAAAAAGGGTGTAAGCCTACAGAAGGTACTTATACTATCTTGATTGAAGGGTTGGCTCATGAAGGATTTGCTGAGGAAGCTTTGGAGTTGCTGAATGAATTGTGCTCGAGAGGTGTTGTGAAGAAACGGTCGGCCGAGCAGGTGGTGGTGAAGCTTTAA
- the LOC122607316 gene encoding CBL-interacting serine/threonine-protein kinase 8, with product MVVLRKVGKYEVGRTIGEGTFAKVKFAQNTETGESVAMKLLDRSTIIKHKMVDQIKREISIMKLVRHPNVVRLHEVLASRTKIYIILEFITGGELFDKIVHNGRLSEAESRRFFQQLIDGVEYCHSKGVYHRDLKPENLLLDSQGNLKISDFGLSALPAEGVSILRTTCGTPNYVAPEVLSHKGYNGALADVWSCGVILYVLMAGYLPFDEMDLTTLYNKIDKADFSCPTWFPVGAKSLINRILDPNPDTRICIEEIKNDEWFKKNYVPARLCEYEDVNLDDVNAVFDDSEEERADEQQTDEDTGPLSVNAFDMIILSQGLNLSSMFDRGQDSVKHITRFVSQKPAKIVLSSMEVVSQSMGFKTHIRNYKMRVEGLSATKKSHFSVILEVFQVTSNFVMVDIQKAAGDGDEYLKFYKNFCNNLEDIIWKPPNEHQGKSKITKTKSKRR from the exons ATGGTGGTGCTGCGGAAAGTAGGAAAGTATGAAGTAGGAAGAACAATCGGAGAAGGAACATTTGCAAAAGTGAAATTTGCTCAGAATACTGAAACTGGTGAAAGTGTTGCCATGAAATTACTTGATCGTTCCACTATTATCAAACATAAGATGGTTGATCAG ATCAAAAGAGAGATATCCATAATGAAGTTGGTTAGACATCCCAACGTTGTTCGGCTGCACGAG GTACTGGCCAGCCGTAcaaaaatttacataattttggaATTTATCACAGGTGGTGAGctatttgataaaatt GTCCACAATGGACGGCTCAGTGAAGCAGAATCTCGAAGATTCTTTCAGCAACTAATTGATGGTGTAGAGTATTGCCACAGTAAAGGGGTATACCACAGAGATCTGAAG CCTGAAAATCTTTTGCTGGATTCCCAAGGAAATCTAAAAATTTCGGATTTTGGACTCAGTGCATTGCCTGCAGAG GGTGTCAGCATCCTTCGAACAACTTGTGGGactcctaactatgttgcacccgAG GTACTCAGTCACAAAGGTTACAATGGTGCATTGGCTGATGTATGGTCGTGTGGTGTCATCCTATATGTGTTAATGGCTGGATACCTCCCATTTGATGAAATGGATCTAACGACATTGTATAACAAG ATTGATAAAGCTGACTTTTCATGCCCAACATGGTTTCCAGTAGGAGCAAAATCATTAATTAATCGAATATTAGATCCAAATCCCGATACA CGAATTTGTATTGAAGAAATAAAGAATGATGaatggttcaaaaagaattACGTTCCTGCTAGACTTTGTGAGTATGAAGACGTTAATCTTGATGATGTAAACGCTGTTTTTGATGACTCTGAG GAAGAACGGGCTGATGAACAACAAACAGATGAAGACACAGGTCCTTTATCAGTAAATGCATTCGATATGATAATTCTATCTCAAGGCCTGAACCTGTCTTCGATGTTTGACCGTGGTCAG GACTCTGTGAAGCACATAACTCGTTTTGTTTCTCAAAAACCGGCAAAGATTGTTTTATCAAGTATGGAAGTTGTTTCTCAGTCGATGGGTTTCAAGACACACATTCGTAACTACAAG ATGAGAGTAGAAGGGCTGTCTGCTACTAAGAAGTCCCATTTCTCAGTTATTTTGGAA GTTTTTCAAGTTACCTCCAATTTTGTCATGGTTGACATTCAGAAAGCAGCTGGAGATGGTGATGAGTACCTTAag tTCTATAAGAATTTCTGCAACAATCTTGAGGATATCATCTGGAAACCACCTAATGAACATCAGGGAAAATCCAAGATTACAAAAACAAAGAGCAAACGACGTTAA
- the LOC122606650 gene encoding uncharacterized protein LOC122606650 isoform X2, producing MANSSQREQALSLLAAANNHGDLAVKLSSLKQAKDILLNSPDLSLELFPFFVEIQSSHEPLVRKTLIEAIEEISLRKLEYSAVLMQVLLTLLSDDDSVVAKQSIVAGTHIFCKVLDELTLQFQRHGFVERWLEDIWSWMIKFKDAVLQIALEDKSVGPRLLALKFLETCVLLFTSDNDSRGYTNEVNRSVQVFNISWLAGGHPVLDSVALQSEANKYFMILLDLLRLASSLPGSITISVVNSIFSSIVQG from the exons ATGGCGAATTCATCACAGAGAGAGCAAGCACTCTCTCTGTTAGCCGCTGCAAACAACCATGGCGATTTAGCCGTAAAGCTTTCTTCTTTAAAACAAGCcaaagatattttattaaattcccCTGATCTTTCGCTCgaattatttcctttttttgttGAAATTCAATCTTCTCATGAACCTCTTGTTcgaaaaaccctaattga GGCTATTGAGGAGATAAGTCTAAGAAAATTGGAGTATTCAGCAGTACTTATGCAAGTGTTGTTGACACTACTAAGTGACGATGATTCTGTAGTTGCTAAACAATCCATTGTTGCTGGCACACATATATTTTGCAAAGTGTTAGACGAGTTAACACTGCAG TTTCAGAGGCAtggttttgttgagagatggctTGAAGATATCTGGTCTTGGATGATTAAGTTTAAAGACGCTGTCTTGCAGATTGCGTTGGAG GATAAGTCTGTCGGTCCAAGGTTGCTTGCTTTGAAGTTTTTGGAAACTTGTGTGTTGCTCTTCACGTCGGACAATGATTCTAGAGGTTATACCAATGAAG TGAATAGAAGTGTACAGGTGTTCAATATATCATGGCTGGCTGGTGGTCATCCTGTTTTGGATTCAGTTGCACTGCAGTCAGAAGCAAACAAATACTTCATGATTTTACTCGATTTGCTGAGATTAGCTAGTAGTCTCCCGGGTTCCATTACCATTTCTGTTGTTAATAG CATATTTAGCAGCATTGTGCAAGGTTAA